The following proteins are co-located in the Blochmannia endosymbiont of Camponotus sp. genome:
- the hisC gene encoding histidinol-phosphate transaminase, producing the protein MNVRYLARNNILTLKPYQSARKFTHSGNIWLNANEFPIAPDYQFRHRKIHRYPTCQPHEVINNYAYYAGVQSDQILVSRGADESIELLMKVFCNPGKDVIIFCPPTYGMYKTTAEILGINYRIIPKKKNWQLDLASIESQLNNVKLIYICNPNNPTGNIIHLNSLKKLLKIIQNRALLVTDEAYIDFCPDASLVRWLSMYPHLVILRTLSKAFALAGLRCGFTLANPEIIKLLAKVIAPYPLSTPVIDIAEQALTPASIQYTQNRIATINTNRHILITGLKQCSCVQKVFNSNANYVLVKFNPKYQVFKTLLHQGIVLRDQSNQPGLVNCLRITVGTYNECKHVISVLKKLHVVPLSI; encoded by the coding sequence ATGAACGTTCGTTACTTGGCTAGGAATAATATATTAACTCTTAAACCTTATCAATCTGCTAGAAAATTCACACATTCAGGTAACATATGGCTGAACGCTAATGAATTTCCAATCGCTCCCGACTATCAATTTCGTCACAGAAAAATTCATAGATATCCTACTTGTCAACCACATGAAGTGATCAACAATTATGCTTATTATGCTGGAGTTCAATCTGATCAAATTTTAGTATCGAGAGGAGCCGATGAAAGTATTGAATTATTAATGAAAGTTTTTTGTAATCCTGGAAAAGACGTTATTATATTTTGCCCACCAACATACGGTATGTACAAAACTACTGCAGAAATTTTAGGAATTAATTATCGGATTATACCTAAAAAGAAAAACTGGCAACTTGATTTAGCATCCATTGAATCACAACTAAACAATGTTAAATTAATTTATATTTGTAACCCAAACAACCCTACTGGTAATATTATTCATTTAAATAGTTTAAAAAAGTTATTAAAAATTATTCAAAATCGAGCGTTATTAGTAACCGATGAAGCATATATTGATTTTTGCCCGGACGCAAGCCTAGTACGTTGGCTATCAATGTATCCTCATCTAGTTATCTTAAGAACTTTATCTAAAGCTTTCGCGTTAGCAGGATTGCGGTGTGGCTTCACTTTAGCTAATCCAGAAATTATTAAATTATTAGCAAAAGTGATAGCACCATACCCATTGTCTACTCCAGTAATTGACATCGCAGAACAAGCTCTAACCCCTGCAAGTATACAATACACTCAAAATAGAATAGCTACAATCAATACAAACCGACACATATTAATTACAGGCTTAAAACAATGTTCTTGTGTTCAAAAAGTATTTAATAGTAACGCTAATTATGTGTTGGTTAAATTCAATCCAAAATATCAGGTTTTTAAGACATTATTGCATCAAGGCATAGTTTTAAGAGATCAAAGCAATCAACCAGGATTAGTTAATTGCTTGCGTATCACTGTCGGCACATATAATGAATGCAAACACGTAATTTCTGTTTTAAAAAAATTACATGTTGTACCATTATCTATATAG
- the hisD gene encoding histidinol dehydrogenase, with the protein MISHEHPISIYWHDCSKSEQNTLLTRPINNKLNDIYIDVKNILTKVYNEGDRALFKFNFDFDNVQIKQLQIPTEIIMNSGRNLSNEIKQAIHTAMTNITRFHQAQCYSEVIVETFPGVYCQQIIRPLNIVGLYVPGGTAPLLSTVMMLGIPARIAKCKRVILCSPPPIPDIIIYTAQLCGIDEIYQVGGSQAIAAMGFGTESIPKVDKIFGPGNIWVTEAKRQINLTPNGAAIDMLAGPSEILIIADNTANPIFIAADLLSQSEHGPDSHIILITPYAHLAEQTKQELHKQLKILPRNDIIQNVLLNSRMIITNNLMECFSISNSYAPEHLIIQIENASDYLHYIINAGSIFLGNWSPETAGDYASGPNHVLPTYGRAVTTSGLGVTDFQKRMSVQQLTQNGLLQLSSTITTLTQIEQLKAHEYAITHRINYIKEQNERSLLG; encoded by the coding sequence ATGATTTCTCATGAACATCCTATATCTATTTATTGGCATGATTGTTCCAAATCTGAACAAAACACACTTCTTACCCGTCCAATAAATAATAAATTAAACGATATTTATATAGATGTTAAAAATATACTCACAAAAGTTTATAACGAAGGCGATCGTGCTTTATTTAAATTTAATTTTGATTTTGACAACGTACAAATTAAACAATTACAAATTCCAACGGAAATTATCATGAATTCGGGACGTAACTTGTCTAATGAAATAAAACAAGCAATACATACCGCCATGACCAATATAACACGGTTTCATCAAGCACAATGTTATTCAGAGGTAATCGTAGAAACTTTTCCAGGTGTATATTGCCAACAAATTATTCGGCCATTAAATATTGTTGGGCTATATGTACCAGGAGGAACTGCACCACTATTGTCAACAGTAATGATGTTAGGTATCCCAGCTCGTATTGCGAAATGTAAACGCGTAATATTATGTTCACCCCCACCAATTCCAGACATAATTATATATACCGCACAACTTTGCGGTATCGACGAAATTTATCAAGTAGGAGGTAGTCAAGCTATAGCCGCTATGGGATTTGGTACTGAGTCTATTCCGAAAGTAGATAAGATATTTGGACCAGGTAATATATGGGTTACCGAAGCAAAACGACAAATTAACCTTACTCCAAATGGAGCTGCTATTGATATGCTAGCTGGGCCTTCCGAAATATTAATTATTGCAGACAATACGGCTAATCCTATTTTTATCGCAGCAGACCTTTTGTCACAGTCAGAGCACGGACCTGATTCACACATAATACTTATAACACCCTATGCACACCTTGCAGAGCAAACAAAACAAGAGTTACATAAACAATTAAAAATACTACCACGCAATGATATAATTCAGAATGTATTATTGAACAGTCGCATGATTATTACTAACAATTTAATGGAATGTTTTTCTATAAGTAATAGCTACGCTCCAGAGCATTTAATTATCCAAATTGAAAATGCATCAGATTATTTGCATTATATCATAAATGCTGGATCAATATTCCTTGGAAATTGGTCTCCGGAAACTGCTGGAGATTATGCAAGTGGACCTAATCACGTCTTACCTACATACGGGCGCGCAGTTACCACATCTGGGCTAGGAGTGACAGATTTTCAAAAAAGAATGTCAGTACAACAATTAACCCAAAATGGATTATTACAGCTATCATCAACCATTACAACATTAACACAAATCGAACAATTAAAAGCTCATGAATATGCTATAACACATCGTATAAATTATATCAAGGAACAAAATGAACGTTCGTTACTTGGCTAG
- the hisG gene encoding ATP phosphoribosyltransferase, with product MLDRSRLRIAIQKSGRLSKESQQLLEQCGIKINLQQQRLLAFAENMAIDIMRVRDDDIPGLVMDGIVDLGIIGENVLEEALLTRRSQGDNPCYIMLLRLDFGDCRLSMALPIDEPWNGPKSLQDKRIATSYPHLLKQYLDKLGIHFKSCLLNGSVEVAPRAGLADAICDLVSTGATLEANGLHEVEVIYRSRACLIQRSGELSNIKQSLINKLIIRIQGVIQARGSKYIMLHAPAEQLEEIINLLPGAESPTVLPLAGNQHRVAIYMVSNETLFWETMENLKNLGASSILVLPIEKMME from the coding sequence ATGCTGGATAGATCACGGTTACGAATAGCAATTCAAAAATCAGGAAGATTGAGCAAAGAATCCCAACAACTTCTTGAACAATGTGGAATTAAAATTAATTTACAACAACAACGTCTACTAGCGTTTGCGGAAAACATGGCTATCGATATAATGAGAGTACGAGATGATGATATTCCTGGTTTAGTTATGGACGGCATAGTAGATTTAGGTATTATCGGAGAAAATGTATTAGAAGAAGCATTATTAACGAGGCGATCGCAAGGAGATAATCCCTGTTACATTATGTTACTTCGATTAGATTTTGGAGATTGTCGGCTATCTATGGCCTTACCCATAGATGAGCCATGGAACGGTCCAAAATCCTTACAAGACAAACGGATTGCCACTTCATACCCACATCTTCTGAAACAATATTTAGATAAATTAGGTATTCATTTTAAATCTTGTTTGTTAAATGGTTCAGTAGAAGTAGCGCCACGCGCTGGATTAGCAGATGCAATTTGTGATCTAGTGTCTACCGGAGCTACATTAGAAGCTAATGGATTACACGAAGTAGAAGTAATCTATCGATCTAGAGCATGTCTTATTCAACGATCTGGAGAATTGTCCAACATAAAACAATCACTGATAAACAAATTAATAATTCGTATTCAAGGAGTAATCCAGGCCAGGGGGTCTAAGTACATCATGCTGCATGCTCCTGCTGAACAACTAGAGGAAATTATTAATTTACTGCCTGGAGCAGAAAGCCCAACAGTATTACCATTAGCAGGCAATCAACATCGTGTAGCAATATACATGGTAAGTAATGAAACATTATTTTGGGAAACAATGGAAAATTTAAAAAATCTTGGAGCTAGTTCTATTTTAGTATTACCAATAGAAAAAATGATGGAATAA